A window of the Arachis duranensis cultivar V14167 chromosome 5, aradu.V14167.gnm2.J7QH, whole genome shotgun sequence genome harbors these coding sequences:
- the LOC107490628 gene encoding ras-related protein RABA6a produces the protein MADTFDEQCDYLFKAVLVGDSGVGKSNLLSRFAKDEFLLDSKPTIGVEFAYRNIRVKDKLIKAQIWDTAGQERFRAITSSYYRGALGAILVYDITRKSTFGNVKKWLHELREFGGEDMVVVLVGNKSDLVQSREVEKEEAKGLAETERLCFMETSAMQNLNVEQAFLQMITKIHDITSQKMLEAKKENGTTLRISGRKEIHVTDEVTATKQASCCSR, from the exons ATGGCTGATACATTTGATGAACAGTGTGATTATCTATTCAAAGCAGTTCTAGTTGGGGACTCTGGAGTTGGGAAATCAAACTTGTTATCAAGATTTGCAAAAGATGAATTCCTTTTAGATTCCAAACCCACCATAGGTGTGGAATTTGCTTACAGGAACATAAGGGTCAAAGACAAACTCATCAAAGCACAGATTTGGGACACTGCTGGCCAAGAAAG ATTTAGAGCTATCACAAGTTCATACTACAGAGGAGCCTTGGGAGCAATACTAGTCTATGACATAACCAGAAAATCGACTTTCGGAAACGTGAAGAAATGGTTGCATGAGCTAAGAGAGTTTGGAGGTGAAGACATGGTGGTCGTTCTGGTCGGAAACAAATCTGATTTGGTTCAGTCAAGGGAAGTTGAGAAGGAAGAAGCGAAAGGGCTTGCGGAAACAGAAAGGTTATGCTTCATGGAAACGTCTGCTATGCAGAACCTGAATGTTGAGCAAGCATTCTTGCAAATGATAACTAAGATCCATGACATCACAAGCCAGAAAATgttggaggccaagaaagagAATGGCACAACATTGAGGATTTCAGGTAGGAAGGAAATTCACGTAACTGATGAAGTCACTGCTACTAAACAAGCTAGTTGTTGTTCAAGATGA